TAAACAGATCGTTTCCGGTGAGGATGGGAGGTGTCAGGTTCTGGTTCTGCATGCAGGGAAAGGCGCTAAAAAGCGCTTATACTTTCTACGGCCATATCAGGCAATCCAACAATATACGCATTTTATACTTTGTACGTGCATCACGGCAAAAGCCAGGCACAGAGGCACCTTGTCTTTCTGCAACAGGGTTTTATACTCCGGATTGCGCCGCAGGGATGCTTCGCAGCAACTAGGATTATACTTGTCGTTTATACCTGCAAGAGGCCATGGCACAGGCTTGAGTGCTTGTGCCCTGTAATTTTTCTGTCGCCTGGGCCAGCGGGAGGAACATGAGTCGAATCGAAGTATAAAGGATGTCCCCCTCCGGGAATTTTGGCTGTTGCTATACTTGGCAAGTATGAGTTTCATAGTTAGCTTTATCCAACCACCCCTACCCCTCAGAGCTGCGCTCGCTAGCTTCGAACTCGCGTTCTCGCTAGTCTAAGGAGCGGAGCTTGTTATTACTGCTGGGGACGTATAAGCGGTGTAGGTACTGAGCAGTTGGGACAAGAGTCATTCTAGCTCTTATATCATCTCGACGCAGGGAGATATCTGTCTCAAATACCTTTATGTGCTTGTACAGATTTCTCCTAACGTCGAAATGACAGACTGTTTATTGTCTTTACCTGTAAGCACACAAGTATACTGAAGCCAAAGTATAAGCAAATTATGTTAGGTAATAACATCCCCCTATCCTCTAGAAAGGGACTTTCCGGCTCTTCCTTATTTATACTTTTCTCATCGAAATGCTGTTCCCTTATACTCTTTCAGACAAGTCGCAGATCCCGCACTTCTTGCGGGGGAGTCTGGTGGAAGAAAGTATACTTTTTTGCACCATCCTCCTGTCCGCGCTTATACTTGTGTTTCCGCTACTTCGCGGCCTCGGCGGGTTTTACCGGGGGCTCCATTACTTCGCCGCAGTTGCTGCAGGTGCGGTGTTCGGTGTTCTCCCAAAAGTTATTCATGATCACAGGCAGCTGCTGCACGATGTCTGTTACTTCGGCATACTCTTCGTATAACTTGGTGCCGCAGTTTTCGCAGAACCACAGAAAGCCGTCCTGCTCCCCTGCTTTGCGGTAGCGCTCCATTACCAGCCCTACCGTATTAGCCGGGCGTTGCGGCGAATGTGGCACACGGGCCGGAAGCAGGAAGATCTCCCCTTCCCGGATCGGGATGTCCACCGGTTTGCCATCTTCTATGATCTTGAGCACAATGTCGCCTTCCAACTGGTAAAAGAACTCCTCGCCTTCGTCGTAGTGGTAATCTTTGCGCGCATTAGGGCCACCCACCACCATCACAATAAAGTCGTCGTTGCCTTTGTATACCTGCTGGTTGCCTACTGGCGGTTTTAACAGGTGGCGGTTTTCGTCAATCCATTTCTTAAAGTTGAAGGGGCGTTGTATGGCCATAGGTTTACTGGGTTTGGTTACTCGTATGAAAGTACGAAATTTAAGGGAGGAATGGTAGTTTCGCCCCCGCCTTGGCTCAAAAGTATGGACTGGATTGCGGCCGTTCCGTCAGGCATACTTCTTTCGCCGGATTTCCGTAGATTTAAAGTATGAACCTTGATCTCAGAAATAAACAGGCCCTTGTTTGCGGAAGCACGCAAGGTATAGGCAAAGCCATTGCCGTGGAACTGGCGCAACTGGGCGCCAATGTGACGCTGGTAGCCCGCAACGAAGAAAAGCTGCAGGAAGTAGCACAGCAACTGCCCACCGGCCAGGGCCAGCGCCATGATTACCTGGTAGCTGATTTTGCAAATGCCGGCGAGCTGGCGCAAAAGATACAGGCCTATGTGGCGCAGCGCCCCGAAGTACATATCCTGATCAACAACACCGGCGGCCCGGCGGGTGGCCCGATCACGGATGCGAAGCCGGAAGAGTTTCTGAATGCCTTTAACATGCACCTGATCAACAATCATCAACTGGTGCAGGCGCTGCTGCCGGGCATGAAAAAAGCAGGCTACGGGCGCATCATCAACGTGATCAGCACCTCTGTAAAGCAGCCGCTGCATGGCCTGGGCGTATCCAATACCATTCGCGGGGCGGTGGCCAGCTGGGCCAAAACGATGGCCAACGAGCTGGGGCAATATGGCATTACGGTAAACAACGTGCTGCCGGGCTCAACCAAAACAGCACGCATTTATGCTATTATCGAAAGCAGCGCCGGCAAAACCGGTCGCTCCCCGGAAGAAGTACAGCAGCAGATGGAGGCCGGCATACCTGCCCGCCGTTTTGCCGAGCCTGAAGAGGTGGCCGCCGCTGCCGCTTTCCTGGCTACCCCTGCCGCAGCCTATATCAACGGCATCAACGTGCCGGTAGATGGCGGCAGAACGGGATGTCTGTAAATGTAGACACAAGACGTTAGACATAAGTTTTAGACTTTTCTCTGTCACGAGTTTTCAACCTGCGACAAGAGCGGCTCTAATTCATAATTCATAATTTCTAATTCCTTTACTTGTGCAGCAGCTTCAGAATTACATCAACGGCCAGTTAATTGCTCCGGCAGCCGGGCAGTATATCGATAACTATAACCCGGCTACGGGGCAGGTTTATGCGCTTATACCTGACTCGGATGCGCAGGACGTAGAGTTGGCAGTGCAGGCAGCGCTGGCGGCTTTCCCGGCCTGGTCCAGCACGCCGGCCGAAACACGGGGCCGTTTGCTGATGCGCATTGCCGACCTGATCGACCAAAACCTGGACCGCCTGGCTAAAGCCGAATCCGTCGATAATGGCAAGCCGCTGAAGCTGGCAAAAGCAGTGGATATTCCGCGGGCCAGCAGCAACATGCGCTTTTATGGTACAGCCATCCAGCATTTTGCTTCCGAAGCGCATTACATGGAAGGCACCGAGGCCATCAACTATACCGTGCGGCATCCACATGGCGTGGCCGGCTGCATTTCGCCCTGGAACCTGCCGTTATACTTGTTTACCTGGAAAATTGCCCCTGCCCTGGCCGCCGGAAACTGCGTGGTGGCCAAACCATCCGAAGTAACCCCCATGACGGCCTACCTGCTCTCAGAGTTATGTATGGAAGCGGGCCTGCCGGCAGGTGTGCTCAACATTGTGCATGGCTACGGGCATAAAGTGGGCGCTGCCATCACGGCACACCCCAGGGTGCCGGTCATCTCCTTTACCGGCGGCACGGCCACCGGGCGCAGCATTGCCGCTACGGCGGCTCCCATGTTCAAAAAGCTGTCGCTGGAGCTGGGCGGCAAGAACCCGAACATCATTTTTGCCGACTGCGATTTTACCAATGCCCTGCATACGTCCATTCAGTCCTCGTTTGCTAACCAGGGACAGATCTGCCTCTGCGGCTCGCGTATCTTTATCGAGCGGCCGCTGTACGAGCAGTTCCGGGATGCTTTTGTAGAGAAGGCAAAGGCCCTGACCGTAGGCGACCCGCTGGAGGACGGCACGAAACAGGGCGCCCTGGTATCGGAGCAGCACCTGCAGAAAGTACTTTCTTACATCGACCTGGCCAAACAGGAAGGAGGCTCTATCCTTTGTGGCGGGCAGCAGGTGCAGGTAGCAGGCCGCTGCGAACACGGCTGGTTCCTGGCGCCCACCGTTATCGAGGGTTTGCCCTACAACTGCCGCACCAATACCGAAGAGATCTTTGGCCCGGTGGTCACGCTCACGCCTTTCGACACCGAAGAAGAAGTGCTACGCTACGCCAACTGCACCGACTACGGCCTTTCGTCCACCATCTGGACGCAAAACCTGCCCCGCGCACACCGCGTGGCGCACCAGCTACACGCGGGCATTATCTGGATAAATACCTGGCTGCTCCGCGACCTGCGTACGCCTTTTGGCGGCATGAAAAACTCCGGCGTAGGGCGCGAAGGCGGCTTTGAGGCGCTCAACTTCTTTACCGAACCGCAGAATGTTTGTGTGAAGCTGTAAGCAAGTATAAACTGGCCGGGCACCTAAAGAACTTACAGCGTGCAGCGATGTTGCAAACCTGTTGGAAGCGCATCAAAGTATAAGTCGTTTAAAATCACTTCTTCTTTTTACTTTACCCCGCTTGCTTTTCTGTCTACCTTTGCGGTTATGGACTTTAAAAGAAGACGACTGGCGGTAACGCTCCGGAATCAACTTAACTATCCGCTGCAATTCAATCCTTTTGTATTCAGCAAGATGTTCCTGCTGTGGGTGGCAGTAGGTATTGTGGGTGGCATTATTGCCGGCCTGTACTGGACTGTGCTGGAAGGGCTGTTACACGTGCTGTCGCAGTTCCAGGGATTGTACGTGATCCCGCTGATGGCCTTGGGCGGCCTGTTGGCAGGCCTGGTGATCCATTTTCTCGGTGACCCGGGCGAGATGGACCTCATCGTGAATAACATCCGCTTTAAGGGCGGGCGCCTGGAGCCAAAGAATAACCCATCGATGGTCTTCTCCTCGCTGCTGTGCATTGCCAGTGGCGGTAGTGCCGGGCCGGAAGCGCCCCTGGTGCAGGTAGTTGGCTCTACAGGTACTTTTATTGCCAAAAAGCTGCGTTTAAAAGGAGAAGACCTGCGCTCCTTAAGTATAGCCGGCATGGCCTCTGCCTTTACAGCCCTGTTTGGTGCGCCGCTGGGCGGAAGTTTGTTTGCGCTGGAGATTCTGCATCACAAGCACATCACCGAGTATTACCAGGCCCTGATGCCGGCGCTGGTAGCCAGCTGCGCCGGCTACGTTATCTTTATCCTGATCACGCACATCGGCATCGGCCCTACCTGGGACTTCCCGCTGTATGCCGCACCGGAGCTCAACGACTTTTTCTATGCCATGCTGTATGCGCTGGCCGGTACAGCAATCGGCTGGGTCTTTATTTTTACGGTGCGCAAGCTCCGGGGCATTTTTGAACACGCCAAAGTACCTATCTACATTAAAATGGCTATAGGCGGCCTGGCGATCGGCATTATCGCCTACTATGTACCCCTGTCGCGCTACTTTGGCCATGAGCAGCTCAACGTTTTACTCGAAGAGCCTTTCTCGCTTCAGTTCCTGCTGGTGCTGGTAGTAGCTAAAATACTGGCCACTGCTTTTACCGTTACCTCGGGCTGGCGCGGCGGTTTTATCATCCCGCTGTTTTTCCTGGGTGCGGCGGTAGGCCTGGTTATCCACAATCTGTTTCCGGAGCAAAACCTGCCCCTGATCATGGTCAGCTGTATGGCCGCTATTAATGCCTGCGTTACCCGCACGCCTATCAGCACTGCTATTCTGCTGGCTACCATGACTGGGTTCCACCAGTTTATCCCGATCATGTTCGCCAGCCTTACAGGCTTTTTCCTGGCCCCTAAAACCCCGCTCATCAACGCCCAACTGGGCATCAGGGAATAGCCGTAGCCGGGGTGCCGGCACATTCGCGGCTTTTGCAGTATGCGTTTGTGCCCTTTAAGCGTAAAAAGCTAAAACAAGGCTATACAGCTACGCTTGAGTATGCCCCAGCACCACGATACCGAAACCGCCACGCTCCCGTTTATACTTGCCCTGCTTGGCACCACAGAGCAGGCGCTGCAGGAGCAACAGGTAGCCCCGCAGGCACTCGTGGCCATTTACAATGATTATAGAAAGCGCCTGCCCGAGCTGACAAGTATAGCCGAACTTGTTGCGGCCACGCTGATGAAGGCTGCAGATGCCCATGCCGTGCGCTACCGGATCAAAGACCCGCTGCACTTACTCCGGAAGATCATCCGGAAGAAAAAGGAATACCCCGACCGGATCATCGACCAGGACAACTACATCCAGTGGATCAACGACCTGGTGGGCGTGCGGGTGCTGCACCTGTACCGCGAAGCCTGGGTGCCGCTGGGCCGGTACATCCAGCAGGTTTGGGAGCTGAAAAAGGCGCCCATGGCCTACATCCACGACAAAGATGGCGGGCAGTACTTACAAGGCTTTGTAGAATTTGGCTGCCAGGTGGTGGCGCAGGCATCGGGGTATAGTGCCGTGCATTTTGTGATCAGCACGAAGCCCAACAAGCAGCCCTACTTTGTGGAGATCCAACTGAAGACCCTTTTCGAGGAAGGCTGGAGCGAAATTGACCACGCCATCCGTTATCCCAATTATTCCGGAAACGAGCTACTCAACAGCCTGCTGCTGATCCTGAACAACCTGACTACCGGCGCCGATAACATGGCCTCTTACATTCGCGAGCTGACCTATACGATAGAAAAGCAGGCGCTCGATGAAAGGCATCAGCAGCAGCACCAGGAAAAGGAGCTGGCCCGTTTTCAGGCGCATATCAGCATGTTGGCGCTGGAGGAGGCAGAAAAGCGGCGGCTTTACGAGCTTCTGGCCAAGGCGCTGCAAGCAAACCACCCGTAATCGCCGTTCTTTCCTGTAATTTACTTCGTTTCCGGCACCAGGTTGTGGGCCGCCAGCTTCCACTGCCCGTCCAGCAGCTTCCATACTTTCAGGTAATAGCCGCTTTCTTCGCCCCGGCTGGTGGGCTGGGTATAACTGCCATAAGTATATCCCATATCACCCGCAGATGATATATCGTGCCCTAGGTTAGTGTAGATTACATTGGCAGCCGGCGCTATAACAAGGTCTTTATACTTTGCCGGGTACCGGCCATAGCGGTAAATGAAAGTATCGGAATCGTAAGGCTGTACTTTTTGCTCGTCGCTGGTTAGCAGAGCGGCTTTGGTACCTCTGCTCAGATTGCTTTGGGTAGCTGCTGCCGGCTGGTATACTTCCTCTTTTATCAGCTCCGTCGAAAACGAATTCCCCATATCTATGGCTACTTTCCACTGCCCGTCCGGCTGCTTTTTCCAGACCGATAAATAGAAGCCGGCACCGGCAGGCTCTTCATCTCCGGGATTGGCTTTAAATGTATAGGGACCAGTGGTATAGCCCCAGTCCAGGGAAGCGGAGATATCGGCGAAGGCAGGGTACCAGGTAAGTATCGCTTTGCTTTCTGGAGCAGCGGCATGTAATTTCTTCCCATTAGTGGGTGCGGGCGCAAACACAATCCCATCCTCAGCCAGGTACTCGACAAACGCCTGATGCAACCCTTTTTTTCCGGATGCGGCGGCAAAGTTGCGTTCAGCGTTGGCAAGGCTTTCGAGTGCCTTGTCGCGGGTGGCATCCGTAGCCTGAAATGCGCACAGGCAGAGGGCCAGCAAAAGAAAGGTGGCGGTCTTCATAGCTTTATATTTTAAAGGATGACTTTAGCTGAGCAGGAGTATAAATATAGTATTTTAAACCATACTTCCTTCATAATCAATATGATCTGCTCCTTCACGCCGCAAGTATAGCGCAACTGGCAGCTAAACCAGCGGTATCTTGATAAGATATTACGTCAGGTATAATTCTCGTTTTATAGCTCTGCGACCTGTCTGGGCAAAAACAGAAAGGCCCGACAAGCATTGCCGGGCCTTTCTGTTTTCATTTATACTTGTTTTTTACTGGTTCAAGGCTGCTTTTTCCGGGTGGATGAGGTGCTCTTCCAGGAAGTTGGTCATCATGGTGAAGCGGTGCAGCTGCGTGTTACCACCCGAGATGCCGTGGTTGCGGTTGGGGTAATAAAAGCTGTCGAACTGCTTGTTGGCGGCTACCAAGGCATCTACCATCTCTACCGCGTTCTGGAAATGCACGTTGTCATCGCCAGTGCCGTGGATGAGCAGCAGGTCGCCTTTCAGTTTATCGGCAAACATCAGGGGCGAGTTCTCGTCGTAGCCGGCGGCATTCTGCTGCGGCGTTTTCAGGTAGCGCTCGGTATAAATGCTGTCGTAGAAACGCCAGTTGGTAACCGGGGCTACCGAAATGCCGGCACGGAACACGCCGTCGCCTTTGGTCAGGCCCAGCAGCGTCATGTAGCCGCCAAAGCTGTGCCCCCAGATACCGATGCGCTGTGCATCCACATAAGGCTGTTTGCCCAGCCACTTGGCGCCTTCCACCTGGTCGGCCACTTCATACTTGCCCAAGTCGGCGTAGGTTACTTTCTTGAAATCTGCGCCCCGGGCGCCGGTGCCGCGGTTGTCTATACTTACCACAATAAGGCCTTTATCGGCCAGCACCTGGTACCACAAAAAGTCATTTCCGCCCCAGCTATCGGTCACGGTCTGCGAGCCCGGACCGCCGTACACAAACATCAGCACCGGGTACTTTTTGTTCGGGTCAAAGTCTGTTGGTTTGATCATCCAGCCGTTCAGCTTGGTGCCGTCGGTGGTGTTCATGGTAAAGAAATCCTTCTTTGCGATGTCGTACTGGGCCAGTTTCTGGCGTAGCTTTTCGTTGTCTTCCAGCACCTTGATCAGCTTACCGTCTTTTGCCGTGTGCAGGCTTACCACAGTTGGCGTAGCGGCCGACGTGTAGTAATCGAGGTAGTACTTATAGTCGGAGCTCATGTTGATGTTGTGCGTGCCGGCTTTCTGGGTCAGGTGCTTCTTGTTTTTGCCCTTGCTGCTGATGCTGTACAGGTGGCGCTGCAGCGGCGATACTTCCGTAGACATATAGTACAGGCGGTCGTTCTTCTCGTCGTAGCCGATAAAGTTGCTCACTTCCCAGTTGCCTTTTGTGATCTGGCGCACCAGCTTGCCATCCATTTTATAGAGGTACAGGTGGTTGTAGCCGTCTTTCTCCGAGGAGTGAATAAAGTTTTTGCCTCCTTCCAGGTACGTCAGATCATCGGTCACGTCGATGTAGGCTTTGTCTGTTTCGCGCAGCACCAGGTCGGTTTTGCCGGTGGTAGCGTTGGCGTGCAGGATCTCGAGCGTGTTTTGCAGGCGATTCATTTTCTGGATCGACAGCAGGTTAGGATTCTGCGTCCATTTAATGCGTGGAATGTAGATGTCGATTTCGGAACCGGTATCCATCTTCACAGTTTTGCCTTTGCTTAGGTCATACACCGAAATGCTGATCACAGAATTCGGCTCGCCGGCTTTGGGGTATTTATACTTGTAGTCCTGCGGATACAGTTCGCCCCACAGCTGCATGTTATACTCCGGCACCTTGGTTTCATCAAAGGTATAAAAGGCAATCTTGGAGCCATCAGGGGCCCAATGGAACGCCTGTGCAAAGCTGAATTCCTCTTCGTATACCCAATCCGAATACCCGTTGATGATGGAATTAAGCTTGCCATCGGTGGTGATCTGCGTTTCTTTCATGTTGCTCAGGTCTACAAAGAACATGTTGTTGTCGCGAGCAAAGGCAACGCGCTTGGCATCAGGCGAGAAGGTGGCATACAGCTGCTTGCCGCCGTTGCTCAGCTTGGTCAGCTTCTTGGTGGCCAGGTCGTATACATAGTAATCTGCCTTGGACGAACGGCGGTAGATCCGCTCGGTTCCGGTGGCGAACAGTACCTTTTTCTCGTCCGAGCTAAAGGTATAATCGTCGTACTGGATGGGCTGGCTGCCGCCTTCCGGCACCAGGCTTTCGCCCTCAATGATGGTGCTCACGGGCTTGCCGGTGGTCACATCATACTTCACAATATCGTTGACGCGGTTTTGCTCGTCAGCTACCTGCGAGCTGTAATACTGGCCGTTTTTCATCCAGTTTACGCCATACACCGACGCTGCCCGGAAAGCACCTTTCTTGTAAATGTCTTCCAGGGTAATATCCTTTTTCTGCTGTGCCTGCGCCACAAACGCGAAGCACAAGAGTACAGCAGCCAAAAGGTTTTTGATGGGGTTACTATGCATGTGATAAGTTGATTTAGTTTAGCTCCCCTAATTTAGAGGATTATTACGGCTTTGCCATAGCCTGCCGCCAAAAACCCCCTTGGAGTGGGTCAAGGCCAGGCGGTACTTTAGCAGCAGTATAAACAGCAACGGCAGCCCTGTGAGAGCTGCCGTTGCTGTTTATACTTGTTGTACGTTGATGGTTTTAGAAATTATATCCTAGCGTAAACAGCAGGGTATTCTGCTTCTGGTCGATGTCTACCACGGGCTCGCCGCCGTTGCTGAATACATAAGGCGAGTAGCGGGTATTGCCTTTGCTGCTCACAAAAGCCGCATCCAGGTAGTATTTCTGCAGCCGGACGCCGGCGCCTAAACTATAGCTGTTCACTTTGCCATCGAAGGAGGCATTGCGGTACGGGTCGCCGCTTACGCCATATCCGGCCCGGAAGCGAAACACTTCGTAGCGCCCCTCTGCCCCGATCTTATAGTTGATAGCCGACTTATAAGTACTGGCAATCGTGTTGTTCACATCCGTGAAATAGTTGCCGGCATTGCCATACTCGTCCTGCTGCTCATGAAAGCGGGTGCTGCCGTAATCTACATATTCTACATCGGCTGTAATAAAGCCATACTTGTTGAGGAACACCGCCACACCGCCGTTTGCCCGGAAAGGCGTGGTCAGTTGGTACGTAAACTCACCCGGAATTTCGGACGCGCTTTCGGTCGGGCCATCGTCATAGGAAGCATAAAGTGAGCGCTGGTACTGGTCGTTCAGGGTATACGCCGTTGGGGTCTGCACGCTGGCACCGATCCGTACAGCATCTATTGGCCTGAAGATAGCTCCTACGCGCAGGTTTACGCCGGCGCCCTGGGTGGTAAACTGGTCGCGCAGCTCGAGCCCGGTAAAGGCGGTTTCAGCGCTGTTCTCTGCTTCGGTATAAATGCTTTCCTGGGTAAAGTTTGTCGTTATGATGCCCAGCGAAGCGCCCAGGTATAACTTATCACGGTAGCTGGTGCCTACACCAATATCGAACTGGTTTTGCGAACCGCTTCGCTTGATCTGCTCGGCCTGGTTCATGCTGCCGATGCGGGTTAAAGGAGTCACAAACTCCTGCCCGTTATCATCCGTCTGCACATCGATCAGGTACGTGCCAAAGGCCAGGCCTTCCAGGGAGGTAAAGCCATTATTGAACTCACTGTTCAGCTCGGCCAGCGTACGGCCGTTGGCATTTGCCTGGTCGGCAAAGTATTCTACAATCGTAGGCGTTGTTTCGCCGGTAGTATTGCTGTAGTTGAGCTGCTGGTTAAAGTTGTTGAGCCTGGTCAAACTGATGCCCAGGCTGGCCCCACGCCAGTCGCTGTCTTCTTCATCGCTTTTATGGTTGCTGAGCACAAGGCCCGCCTGCGGTATAGATAGCGTGTTGCGGTCCTGGGTGCTGTTAAAGCCATTGATGCTGGTTTGCGTGTTGTTGAACTGCAGCCCCGGGCTGATGCCAAATTCGGAGCGGCGGAACATGCCCAGGCCGGCTGGGTTCACCGACATGGTAGAGATATCGGCCCCGAGCGCTGTTTGCGCCCCGCCAATACCCTGGATGCGGGCAGAGCCCGAGACACCGTAGCGGGAGTAGCGCAGAGCGTCTACCTCGTTTTGGGCAAAAGCTGTTCCGCTCCAGCCCAGCACAAGGGCCAGGCTGGCCAAAAACGTCTTATGTAACTTCATGCTTTTTTTGTAGTTGAATTAATGACCTCTTGGTGGGCGACCACCACCGCCGCTGCTGCCACCACTGCTACTGCCTGATGATGGAGCAGAAGAGGAATTGCTGCGGCTTGGCTGCTCATACGAACGGCTTGGGCTGCTGCTTGGGCTTGGGCTCTCATAGGTGCGGGCCGGGCGGCTTTCGTACGTGCGTGTTTCGCGTTGCACCGGCTGCGGGCTGCTCTGGCGTGCAGGCGCATTATCGTTGCTGCGGGGCACGCTCATTTGCTGCTGACGCGGACGCTCTATTTGCTGCTGTTGCTGCTGACGGGGCCGTTCCATTTGTTGCTGCTGCTGCTGGCGAGGCTGCGCTTCTGGCTGGCGCTGCTGTTGCTGTCGCTGCTGGCGTCTCTCGTTGGTTGTAGGTCTGCCCTGCTCGCCACGTGCATCATAATAGGTGTTACGGCTTGGGCGCGATGGCAATGCGTCTTTGGATTGTGTTTCTGTTGGACGGGTTGCATCGGTTGCCTGGCTGTTGCGGCTCTGGCGGTTTGTACTACGGCCTCCTACAACACGCTGCTCCTGTTGCTGGCTCATGCCACCAC
This window of the Pontibacter liquoris genome carries:
- a CDS encoding S9 family peptidase, coding for MHSNPIKNLLAAVLLCFAFVAQAQQKKDITLEDIYKKGAFRAASVYGVNWMKNGQYYSSQVADEQNRVNDIVKYDVTTGKPVSTIIEGESLVPEGGSQPIQYDDYTFSSDEKKVLFATGTERIYRRSSKADYYVYDLATKKLTKLSNGGKQLYATFSPDAKRVAFARDNNMFFVDLSNMKETQITTDGKLNSIINGYSDWVYEEEFSFAQAFHWAPDGSKIAFYTFDETKVPEYNMQLWGELYPQDYKYKYPKAGEPNSVISISVYDLSKGKTVKMDTGSEIDIYIPRIKWTQNPNLLSIQKMNRLQNTLEILHANATTGKTDLVLRETDKAYIDVTDDLTYLEGGKNFIHSSEKDGYNHLYLYKMDGKLVRQITKGNWEVSNFIGYDEKNDRLYYMSTEVSPLQRHLYSISSKGKNKKHLTQKAGTHNINMSSDYKYYLDYYTSAATPTVVSLHTAKDGKLIKVLEDNEKLRQKLAQYDIAKKDFFTMNTTDGTKLNGWMIKPTDFDPNKKYPVLMFVYGGPGSQTVTDSWGGNDFLWYQVLADKGLIVVSIDNRGTGARGADFKKVTYADLGKYEVADQVEGAKWLGKQPYVDAQRIGIWGHSFGGYMTLLGLTKGDGVFRAGISVAPVTNWRFYDSIYTERYLKTPQQNAAGYDENSPLMFADKLKGDLLLIHGTGDDNVHFQNAVEMVDALVAANKQFDSFYYPNRNHGISGGNTQLHRFTMMTNFLEEHLIHPEKAALNQ
- a CDS encoding 3-hydroxyanthranilate 3,4-dioxygenase, whose product is MAIQRPFNFKKWIDENRHLLKPPVGNQQVYKGNDDFIVMVVGGPNARKDYHYDEGEEFFYQLEGDIVLKIIEDGKPVDIPIREGEIFLLPARVPHSPQRPANTVGLVMERYRKAGEQDGFLWFCENCGTKLYEEYAEVTDIVQQLPVIMNNFWENTEHRTCSNCGEVMEPPVKPAEAAK
- a CDS encoding RelA/SpoT domain-containing protein, with product MPQHHDTETATLPFILALLGTTEQALQEQQVAPQALVAIYNDYRKRLPELTSIAELVAATLMKAADAHAVRYRIKDPLHLLRKIIRKKKEYPDRIIDQDNYIQWINDLVGVRVLHLYREAWVPLGRYIQQVWELKKAPMAYIHDKDGGQYLQGFVEFGCQVVAQASGYSAVHFVISTKPNKQPYFVEIQLKTLFEEGWSEIDHAIRYPNYSGNELLNSLLLILNNLTTGADNMASYIRELTYTIEKQALDERHQQQHQEKELARFQAHISMLALEEAEKRRLYELLAKALQANHP
- a CDS encoding SDR family oxidoreductase, producing the protein MNLDLRNKQALVCGSTQGIGKAIAVELAQLGANVTLVARNEEKLQEVAQQLPTGQGQRHDYLVADFANAGELAQKIQAYVAQRPEVHILINNTGGPAGGPITDAKPEEFLNAFNMHLINNHQLVQALLPGMKKAGYGRIINVISTSVKQPLHGLGVSNTIRGAVASWAKTMANELGQYGITVNNVLPGSTKTARIYAIIESSAGKTGRSPEEVQQQMEAGIPARRFAEPEEVAAAAAFLATPAAAYINGINVPVDGGRTGCL
- a CDS encoding aldehyde dehydrogenase; this encodes MQQLQNYINGQLIAPAAGQYIDNYNPATGQVYALIPDSDAQDVELAVQAALAAFPAWSSTPAETRGRLLMRIADLIDQNLDRLAKAESVDNGKPLKLAKAVDIPRASSNMRFYGTAIQHFASEAHYMEGTEAINYTVRHPHGVAGCISPWNLPLYLFTWKIAPALAAGNCVVAKPSEVTPMTAYLLSELCMEAGLPAGVLNIVHGYGHKVGAAITAHPRVPVISFTGGTATGRSIAATAAPMFKKLSLELGGKNPNIIFADCDFTNALHTSIQSSFANQGQICLCGSRIFIERPLYEQFRDAFVEKAKALTVGDPLEDGTKQGALVSEQHLQKVLSYIDLAKQEGGSILCGGQQVQVAGRCEHGWFLAPTVIEGLPYNCRTNTEEIFGPVVTLTPFDTEEEVLRYANCTDYGLSSTIWTQNLPRAHRVAHQLHAGIIWINTWLLRDLRTPFGGMKNSGVGREGGFEALNFFTEPQNVCVKL
- a CDS encoding YybH family protein, producing the protein MKTATFLLLALCLCAFQATDATRDKALESLANAERNFAAASGKKGLHQAFVEYLAEDGIVFAPAPTNGKKLHAAAPESKAILTWYPAFADISASLDWGYTTGPYTFKANPGDEEPAGAGFYLSVWKKQPDGQWKVAIDMGNSFSTELIKEEVYQPAAATQSNLSRGTKAALLTSDEQKVQPYDSDTFIYRYGRYPAKYKDLVIAPAANVIYTNLGHDISSAGDMGYTYGSYTQPTSRGEESGYYLKVWKLLDGQWKLAAHNLVPETK
- a CDS encoding chloride channel protein → MDFKRRRLAVTLRNQLNYPLQFNPFVFSKMFLLWVAVGIVGGIIAGLYWTVLEGLLHVLSQFQGLYVIPLMALGGLLAGLVIHFLGDPGEMDLIVNNIRFKGGRLEPKNNPSMVFSSLLCIASGGSAGPEAPLVQVVGSTGTFIAKKLRLKGEDLRSLSIAGMASAFTALFGAPLGGSLFALEILHHKHITEYYQALMPALVASCAGYVIFILITHIGIGPTWDFPLYAAPELNDFFYAMLYALAGTAIGWVFIFTVRKLRGIFEHAKVPIYIKMAIGGLAIGIIAYYVPLSRYFGHEQLNVLLEEPFSLQFLLVLVVAKILATAFTVTSGWRGGFIIPLFFLGAAVGLVIHNLFPEQNLPLIMVSCMAAINACVTRTPISTAILLATMTGFHQFIPIMFASLTGFFLAPKTPLINAQLGIRE
- a CDS encoding OmpP1/FadL family transporter, which codes for MKLHKTFLASLALVLGWSGTAFAQNEVDALRYSRYGVSGSARIQGIGGAQTALGADISTMSVNPAGLGMFRRSEFGISPGLQFNNTQTSINGFNSTQDRNTLSIPQAGLVLSNHKSDEEDSDWRGASLGISLTRLNNFNQQLNYSNTTGETTPTIVEYFADQANANGRTLAELNSEFNNGFTSLEGLAFGTYLIDVQTDDNGQEFVTPLTRIGSMNQAEQIKRSGSQNQFDIGVGTSYRDKLYLGASLGIITTNFTQESIYTEAENSAETAFTGLELRDQFTTQGAGVNLRVGAIFRPIDAVRIGASVQTPTAYTLNDQYQRSLYASYDDGPTESASEIPGEFTYQLTTPFRANGGVAVFLNKYGFITADVEYVDYGSTRFHEQQDEYGNAGNYFTDVNNTIASTYKSAINYKIGAEGRYEVFRFRAGYGVSGDPYRNASFDGKVNSYSLGAGVRLQKYYLDAAFVSSKGNTRYSPYVFSNGGEPVVDIDQKQNTLLFTLGYNF